A region from the Corylus avellana chromosome ca7, CavTom2PMs-1.0 genome encodes:
- the LOC132188410 gene encoding wax ester synthase/diacylglycerol acyltransferase 11-like, which translates to MESEDQVLRSRKQVAMKPIRTKTENGEDGRDQDHLKKQHHDEVVEEEPLSPSARLFHEPNFNVYIIAIMGSKTKIQLDIVKANLEHTLLKHPRFSSLQVVDDRSGDMKWVRTKVDLEKHIRVPEVNPNMESGDQFVEDYVFNLSKTTIDKSQPMWDLHLLNVKTSDSEAVGIFRIHHSLGDGTSLISLLLACTRKISDPEALPTVPVKKKKKQETSNSWLLWRCLIGLWWVWQLLWHTVVDVFMFIITASFLKDTETPLKGPEGIESNPRRIIHRTVSLDDFKLVKRAMNTTINDVALGVTQAGLSRYLNRKYGEGKKAEESTETKNNLPKNVRLRSTLLINIRTSVGIQALADMMEKDTEVKWGNWIGYVLLPFTIGLRDDPLDYVREAKATIDRKKHSFEAIYTFSIAELVLKLFGIKRASGLSHRIISHTTMCFSNLVGPLEEIGFYGHPMTYLAPSSYGQPHALMINFQSYINKMTIVLSVDESIIPDPYKLCDDVIDSLKLIKDAVIAKGLVKQEDQNRN; encoded by the exons ATGGAGTCTGAAGATCAGGTTCTGAGGTCGAGAAAGCAAGTAGCTATGAAACCTATCAGAACCAAGACAGAAAACGGAGAAGATGGCCGTGATCAAGACCATCTTAAAAAACAACATCATGATGAGGTGGTCGAAGAAGAGCCGTTGAGTCCATCAGCTCGGTTGTTCCATGAACCAAATTTTAATGTCTACATCATCGCCATCATGGGTAGCAAGACCAAAATTCAGCTGGATATCGTTAAAGCCAACTTGGAGCACACTTTGCTTAAGCACCCTCGCTTCTCTAGTTTGCAg GTTGTGGATGACAGATCAGGAGATATGAAATGGGTTCGAACGAAGGTGGATTTAGAGAAGCACATAAGAGTTCCTGAAGTGAATCCAAACATGGAGTCAGGCGATCAGTTTGTTGAAGACTACGTCTTCAATCTCAGCAAAACGACGATCGACAAGTCCCAGCCGATGTGGGACCTCCACCTCCTCAACGTGAAAACGTCAGATTCAGAGGCTGTGGGTATATTCAGGATCCACCACTCTCTAGGCGATGGAACTTCTTTGATATCTCTTCTACTCGCATGCACGCGAAAAATATCCGATCCCGAGGCTTTGCCGACGGTTccggtgaagaagaagaagaagcaagagaCGAGTAACTCTTGGTTGCTGTGGCGGTGCTTGATTGGGTTGTGGTGGGTTTGGCAGCTCCTCTGGCACACTGTCGTTGATGTTTTCATGTTTATCATAACGGCTTCCTTCTTGAAGGATACCGAGACGCCTCTGAAGGGCCCGGAAGGGATTGAGTCCAATCCTCGAAGAATTATTCACCGGACGGTCAGTTTGGACGACTTTAAATTAGTCAAGAGAGCCATGAACACG ACCATCAATGATGTCGCTCTAGGAGTCACTCAGGCTGGTCTATCTCGCTATCTCAACAGAAAATATG GTGAGGGTAAGAAAGCCGAGGAGTCAACTGAGACCAAAAACAATCTCCCAAAGAATGTTCGTCTTAGATCAACTTTGCTCATAAACATAAGAACCTCTGTAGGGATTCAG GCTTTAGCTGATATGATGGAGAAAGATACTGAAGTCAAGTGGGGAAACTGGATTGGCTATGTCCTCCTCCCCTTCACCATTGGATTACGGGACGACCCATTAGATTATGTTCGTGAAGCCAAGGCCACAATTGATCGAAAGAAGCACTCCTTCGAAGCTATATACACTTTCTCTATTGCCGAGTTGGTTCTCAAATTGTTTGGCATTAAG CGGGCGAGTGGTCTATCTCATAGAATCATCTCCCACACTACAATGTGCTTCTCCAATCTAGTTGGACCCCTAGAAGAAATTGGTTTTTATGGACATCCAATGACTTACCTAGCTCCAAGTTCTTATGGTCAACCGCAC GCATTGATGATCAACTTCCAAAGTTATATCAACAAGATGACCATTGTTCTATCGGTTGATGAAAGCATAATTCCTGATCCTTACAAACTTTGTGACGATGTAATAGATTCTCTTAAGCTCATCAAGGATGCCGTCATAGCAAAAGGGCTCGTCAAGCAGGAAGATCAGAACAGAAATTAG
- the LOC132188711 gene encoding uncharacterized protein LOC132188711, with product MEWSAASATKAYLDTLRMCNNRKRKCESWKTQEPGSSEFVSALAAGTRSKLIVEVTSGVSPSTIALAAAARQTGGRLVCILPEPDLAASKNIIRDAGLKDLVEFRTGDPSQLLQSYENIDFSLVDCKNDDYTHLLKLLDVNPRKSVVVANNLVGKKKGLEGHLTGMKEKVVVRSLKNPIGKGMEVTMIGSKEGIAKRDRGSVGIRCGSMKSKWVVKVDEESGEEHIFRVPKSL from the exons ATGGAATGGTCAGCAGCATCTGCTACAAAAGCTTATCTTGATACTCTCAGAATG TGTAACAATCGGAAGAGAAAATGCGAGTCATGGAAGACACAAGAACCAGGAAGCAGTGAATTTGTGTCAGCCCTAGCAGCAGGCACGAGATCTAAACTGATCGTGGAGGTGACATCTGGCGTTTCTCCATCAACAATAGCCTTAGCAGCCGCCGCCCGACAAACTGGCGGAAGGCTGGTGTGTATTCTGCCGGAGCCAGACCTCGCCGCTTCAAAAAACATAATAAGAGACGCGGGTCTTAAAGATCTGGTGGAATTCAGAACTGGGGACCCCTCACAGCTCTTGCAGAGTTACGAGAACATCGATTTCTCTCTCGTCGATTGCAAGAACGACGACTATACACACTTGCTGAAGTTGCTAGACGTTAACCCTAGAAAATCAGTGGTGGTTGCGAATAACTTGGTTGGCAAGAAAAAGGGATTGGAAGGGCATTTGACAGGAATGAAGGAGAAGGTAGTGGTGAGGTCTCTGAAGAATCCTATAGGGAAAGGCATGGAAGTCACCATGATTGGCTCAAAGGAGGGCATTGCTAAGAGGGACAGGGGCAGTGTGGGAATTAGATGCGGTTCTATGAAAAGCAAATGGGTTGTCAAGGTTGATGAGGAGAGTGGGGAGGAACATATTTTCAGGGTGCCTAAATCACTCTAG
- the LOC132186885 gene encoding uncharacterized protein LOC132186885 isoform X2: MVKVVVRKKKEKRGHPPLSDLGDPPLEEKQQRKRTRRASVLAPLRRSRRLNPNLDADKIRRGKPEKRARIHPKKEEKQVRSYDFYADMGNWHDITDEELARYLELVSKNDGFDVPLMRGVICFGLIQPRNVNTLVEARKFIQYSNLAIEEYNTWIRTHKPESPQVKFRKVVKAMSQSCDVVRYYITFVAKEVAAGGQTKTYQAVVRCRIPVDVNITVLSFRECEQVEGSGIIRGKEWIWEGHTGLWEGDRERIFQQ; the protein is encoded by the exons atggttaAGGTGGTggtgaggaagaagaaagagaagagaggacACCCGCCTCTTTCTGATTTAGGAGATCCCCCTCTCGAGGAAAAACAACAACGAAAGCGAACGCGCCGTGCCTCGGTTCTTGCTCCTCTTAGGCGATCCAGGCGCCTGAACCCTAATCTCGACGCCGACAAGATCCGCCGCGGCAAGCCCGAGAAGCGAGCGagaattcatccaaaaaaagaagagaaacaagTGCGCAGCTATGATTTCTATGCTGATATGGGTAATTGGCATGACATAACCGACGAAGAATTAGCCCGCTACCTCGAACTCGTTTCGAAGAATGAT GGCTTTGATGTTCCCCTCATGCGTGGCGTCATCTGTTTTGGTTTAATTCAACCACGCAATGTCAACACTCTGGTTGAAGCCCGCAAGTTCATACAATATTCGAATTTGGCAATTGAGGAATACAACACCTGGATCCGCACCCACAAG CCTGAAAGTCCTCAGGTGAAGTTTCGGAAGGTTGTGAAAGCTATGTCTCAGTCTTGCGATGTGGTGAGGTATTATATTACATTTGTGGCCAAGGAGGTTGCTGCTGGAGGCCAGACTAAGACCTATCAAGCTGTGGTGCGTTGCAGGATACCGGTAGATGTTAATATCACCGTGCTGTCTTTCAGGGAGTGTGAGCAAGTGGAAG gTTCAGGCATCATTCGTGGGAAAGAATGGATTTGGGAAGGTCACACTGGCCTCTGGGAGG GCGACCGTGAGAGGATTTTTCAGCAGTGA
- the LOC132186885 gene encoding uncharacterized protein LOC132186885 isoform X1: MVKVVVRKKKEKRGHPPLSDLGDPPLEEKQQRKRTRRASVLAPLRRSRRLNPNLDADKIRRGKPEKRARIHPKKEEKQVRSYDFYADMGNWHDITDEELARYLELVSKNDGFDVPLMRGVICFGLIQPRNVNTLVEARKFIQYSNLAIEEYNTWIRTHKPESPQVKFRKVVKAMSQSCDVVRYYITFVAKEVAAGGQTKTYQAVVRCRIPVDVNITVLSFRECEQVEGSGIIRGKEWIWEGHTGLWEDGCLYAGDRERIFQQ; the protein is encoded by the exons atggttaAGGTGGTggtgaggaagaagaaagagaagagaggacACCCGCCTCTTTCTGATTTAGGAGATCCCCCTCTCGAGGAAAAACAACAACGAAAGCGAACGCGCCGTGCCTCGGTTCTTGCTCCTCTTAGGCGATCCAGGCGCCTGAACCCTAATCTCGACGCCGACAAGATCCGCCGCGGCAAGCCCGAGAAGCGAGCGagaattcatccaaaaaaagaagagaaacaagTGCGCAGCTATGATTTCTATGCTGATATGGGTAATTGGCATGACATAACCGACGAAGAATTAGCCCGCTACCTCGAACTCGTTTCGAAGAATGAT GGCTTTGATGTTCCCCTCATGCGTGGCGTCATCTGTTTTGGTTTAATTCAACCACGCAATGTCAACACTCTGGTTGAAGCCCGCAAGTTCATACAATATTCGAATTTGGCAATTGAGGAATACAACACCTGGATCCGCACCCACAAG CCTGAAAGTCCTCAGGTGAAGTTTCGGAAGGTTGTGAAAGCTATGTCTCAGTCTTGCGATGTGGTGAGGTATTATATTACATTTGTGGCCAAGGAGGTTGCTGCTGGAGGCCAGACTAAGACCTATCAAGCTGTGGTGCGTTGCAGGATACCGGTAGATGTTAATATCACCGTGCTGTCTTTCAGGGAGTGTGAGCAAGTGGAAG gTTCAGGCATCATTCGTGGGAAAGAATGGATTTGGGAAGGTCACACTGGCCTCTGGGAGG ATGGCTGTTTATATGCAGGCGACCGTGAGAGGATTTTTCAGCAGTGA
- the LOC132186885 gene encoding uncharacterized protein LOC132186885 isoform X3: MVKVVVRKKKEKRGHPPLSDLGDPPLEEKQQRKRTRRASVLAPLRRSRRLNPNLDADKIRRGKPEKRARIHPKKEEKQVRSYDFYADMGNWHDITDEELARYLELVSKNDGFDVPLMRGVICFGLIQPRNVNTLVEARKFIQYSNLAIEEYNTWIRTHKPESPQVKFRKVVKAMSQSCDVVRYYITFVAKEVAAGGQTKTYQAVVRCRIPVDVNITVLSFRECEQVEAFIFCFK, encoded by the exons atggttaAGGTGGTggtgaggaagaagaaagagaagagaggacACCCGCCTCTTTCTGATTTAGGAGATCCCCCTCTCGAGGAAAAACAACAACGAAAGCGAACGCGCCGTGCCTCGGTTCTTGCTCCTCTTAGGCGATCCAGGCGCCTGAACCCTAATCTCGACGCCGACAAGATCCGCCGCGGCAAGCCCGAGAAGCGAGCGagaattcatccaaaaaaagaagagaaacaagTGCGCAGCTATGATTTCTATGCTGATATGGGTAATTGGCATGACATAACCGACGAAGAATTAGCCCGCTACCTCGAACTCGTTTCGAAGAATGAT GGCTTTGATGTTCCCCTCATGCGTGGCGTCATCTGTTTTGGTTTAATTCAACCACGCAATGTCAACACTCTGGTTGAAGCCCGCAAGTTCATACAATATTCGAATTTGGCAATTGAGGAATACAACACCTGGATCCGCACCCACAAG CCTGAAAGTCCTCAGGTGAAGTTTCGGAAGGTTGTGAAAGCTATGTCTCAGTCTTGCGATGTGGTGAGGTATTATATTACATTTGTGGCCAAGGAGGTTGCTGCTGGAGGCCAGACTAAGACCTATCAAGCTGTGGTGCGTTGCAGGATACCGGTAGATGTTAATATCACCGTGCTGTCTTTCAGGGAGTGTGAGCAAGTGGAAG ctttcattttttgttttaagtag